Proteins from one Astatotilapia calliptera chromosome 8, fAstCal1.2, whole genome shotgun sequence genomic window:
- the socs3b gene encoding suppressor of cytokine signaling 3b — MAMVTFAGHNPLAMSSITSPEGRVQGSNFTPHHFKPFSSHEHYQQVMRALHKLQQSGFYWGAVGGREASSLLRSQPPGTFLVRDSSDHHHFFTLSVQTTKGTKNLRIHSEGGGFFLQPDPQNTQELPQFDCVLKLVAHYMGKGQDTEGTKERASGDNPGETKTKAHNVYLIHTGGEKIPLELRRPLSTCLSSLQHMCRRTLNNQGLGASERTEQLPDTLRDYLEEYDAPI, encoded by the exons ATGGCCATGGTAACCTTTGCAGGACACAACCCCCTTGCCATGAGCAGCATCACCTCTCCAGAGGGCAGGGTTCAGGGGTCGAACTTTACCCCGCATCATTTCAAGCCCTTCAGCTCGCATGAACACTACCAGCAG GTGATGCGTGCACTGCATAAGCTTCAGCAGAGTGGCTTTTACTGGGGAGCTGTCGGAGGCCGGGAAGCCAGCTCCCTGCTACGCTCTCAACCCCCTGGCACTTTCCTGGTCCGTGACTCCTCAGACCACCACCACTTCTTCACACTCTCTGTCCAGACAACTAAGGGAACCAAGAATCTGCGAATCCACAGTGAGGGAGGAGGCTTCTTCCTACAGCCAGACCCCCAAAATACCCAGGAGCTCCCGCAATTTGACTGTGTGCTGAAACTCGTAGCACACTACATGGGGAAGGGGCAAGATACTGAAGGGACCAAGGAACGGGCGAGTGGGGACAATCCaggagagacaaaaacaaaggcaCACAATGTTTATCTGATCCATACCGGTGGGGAGAAAATCCCACTGGAATTGCGTCGACCCCTCTCGACTTGTCTCTCCAGCCTGCAGCACATGTGCAGGAGGACGCTGAACAATCAGGGCTTGGGGGCGTCTGAgcggactgagcagctcccggACACACTTAGAGACTACCTGGAGGAGTATGATGCTCCTATATGA